One region of Carya illinoinensis cultivar Pawnee chromosome 8, C.illinoinensisPawnee_v1, whole genome shotgun sequence genomic DNA includes:
- the LOC122318053 gene encoding uncharacterized protein LOC122318053, whose protein sequence is MGRRMAFSAGLRVLTSTILVLILVPSASSIKNNHHYCPPSSCGNIPNISYPFRLKTDPPNCGDQRYELSCDDNSHTLLFLHGSKYYVSQINYNNYTIRIVDSGIQEDNYSFIPRNFLNHDNLRTWPELDISYDLQYYMRPISKVVVIVNCDKPMPSSNYFYWYTASTNCSNINKGSGSSSNSSLSQYSKRYIYLIVGRDQASVMDVEESCTIEQMSRTSWPGIIDADHPINISTCTDLHNLFSYGFVLSWYRLYCGSCSYDYCYVHDDNQVSCLETRE, encoded by the coding sequence ATGGGAAGAAGAATGGCCTTCTCTGCTGGACTCAGGGTCCTTACAAGTACCATTCTGGTCCTAATCCTTGTTCCTTCAGCTTCTagtattaaaaataatcatcatTATTGTCCTCCTTCTTCCTGTGGCAATATCCCCAACATCAGTTATCCGTTTCGACTAAAAACCGATCCACCAAACTGCGGAGACCAAAGGTATGAGCTCTCATGTGATGACAATAGCCATACATTGTTATTTTTACATGGTAGTAAATACTACGTAAGCCAAATCAATTACAACAACTACACAATCCGAATTGTAGACTCAGGTATTCAGGAGGATAATTACTCCTTCATCCCTCGTAATTTTCTAAATCATGATAATTTGAGGACTTGGCCAGAATTGGATATTTCATATGATCTACAATATTATATGAGACCAATATCAAAAGTAGTGGTTATTGTGAATTGTGACAAGCCAATGCCTTCGAGTAACTATTTCTATTGGTACACGGCTTCTACAAATTGTTCTAATATCAATAAAGGATCTGGGTCTTCTTCCAACTCGTCTTTATCTCAATATTCCAAACGGTACATATATCTTATTGTTGGCCGTGACCAAGCGAGTGTGATGGATGTGGAGGAGTCGTGCACGATAGAGCAAATGTCTCGGACATCGTGGCCAGGAATAATTGATGCTGATCATCCTATTAATATTTCCACATGTACAGACCTCCACAATTTATTCTCATATGGTTTTGTGCTTTCATGGTACCGACTTTATTGTGGAAGCTGCAGCTACGATTATTGCTACGTGCATGACGATAATCAAGTTTCTTGCCTTGAAACTCGtgagtaa